The following are encoded together in the Roseobacter denitrificans OCh 114 genome:
- a CDS encoding endonuclease/exonuclease/phosphatase family protein — translation MPFYSSLRKSYPAGSAEETLRKRTLAGIRRLRAALADHFPSDTDRMGTVRIGTWNIREFGNAKFGGRDSYEPLYYMAEIISNFDIAAIQEVRDDMREFTQLLEILGPDWDYIATDVTDGAAGNGERMVFMFNRNRARFRNIAGELTLPEGKKVLASFGERIKLENGIALQLPPGADLSGVYRARSLRNNSKIRLDQDVEIPLPDGTMLQLPDGSGLAVTKGTEVTRPPNTRGQVNVDLPAGVVAGEAFRLRFPGDALDQSFKQFARTPFLVSFQAGWLKIDLATVHIYFGSNEDDRLLEQRRREIARLTEAIGNRASKEMKKNPDNAMVTAVLGDFNIISPEHETMQALEANGFEVPDKIKQIPGSNVDKSKAYDQIAFWEPKRSRGYAHVKVHGANVFDFFEHVYRLDERDTYQPHRSERSYKNWRTYKMSDHLPMWVELASDFSDAFLDVCDAAEPPE, via the coding sequence GTGCCGTTTTACAGCAGTTTACGCAAAAGCTATCCCGCTGGCTCTGCTGAGGAAACGCTGCGCAAACGCACGCTTGCCGGTATTCGACGACTGCGCGCCGCCTTGGCTGACCATTTTCCCAGCGATACAGATCGCATGGGAACGGTGCGCATCGGCACATGGAACATCCGCGAATTCGGTAATGCAAAATTCGGCGGGCGCGACAGCTATGAACCGCTGTATTACATGGCCGAAATCATCTCGAACTTCGACATCGCCGCAATTCAGGAAGTGCGCGATGACATGCGCGAGTTCACCCAACTGCTGGAAATTCTCGGACCCGATTGGGATTACATCGCCACCGATGTGACAGATGGTGCCGCCGGAAACGGTGAGCGGATGGTGTTCATGTTCAACCGCAATCGCGCACGGTTTCGCAATATCGCGGGCGAGTTGACACTGCCCGAGGGCAAGAAGGTGCTCGCCAGCTTTGGTGAACGCATCAAGCTGGAGAACGGCATCGCTCTGCAATTGCCGCCCGGGGCGGACCTGTCCGGCGTCTACCGGGCGCGATCCTTGCGAAACAACAGCAAGATACGTCTGGATCAGGACGTGGAAATCCCGCTGCCCGACGGCACGATGTTGCAACTGCCCGACGGCAGCGGGCTGGCCGTGACAAAAGGCACCGAGGTTACCCGCCCGCCCAACACACGCGGACAGGTGAATGTGGATTTGCCAGCAGGCGTTGTGGCGGGAGAGGCCTTTCGCCTCAGGTTTCCCGGGGATGCGCTCGACCAGAGCTTCAAGCAGTTCGCGCGCACCCCTTTTCTGGTCAGTTTTCAGGCAGGGTGGCTAAAAATTGACCTCGCCACGGTGCATATCTATTTCGGCTCGAATGAAGACGACAGGTTGCTGGAACAGAGACGCCGGGAAATCGCCAGACTGACCGAAGCCATCGGCAACCGCGCTTCAAAGGAGATGAAAAAGAACCCTGACAATGCGATGGTGACTGCCGTTCTGGGTGATTTCAACATCATCAGCCCGGAACATGAGACGATGCAGGCACTGGAAGCCAACGGTTTCGAAGTGCCCGACAAGATCAAGCAAATTCCCGGATCAAACGTTGATAAATCAAAGGCATACGATCAAATCGCATTCTGGGAACCCAAGCGCAGCCGCGGCTATGCCCATGTGAAAGTACATGGCGCGAACGTCTTTGACTTTTTCGAACATGTCTATCGGCTGGATGAACGCGACACCTATCAGCCACACCGCTCAGAGCGGTCGTATAAAAACTGGCGCACCTATAAAATGAGCGACCACCTGCCCATGTGGGTTGAGCTTGCAAGCGACTTTTCGGACGCTTTTCTTGATGTGTGCGACGCGGCAGAGCCACCCGAATAA
- a CDS encoding cell division ATP-binding protein FtsE, which produces MIELDNVAYSYSGGALFSDISLTLAPGSFHFLTGPSGAGKTTLLKLCYGALLPSVGQVRAFGQDLAALERDGMALLQRRIGVVHQDCQFLDHLSVAENIALPLQVTGRGAEHATDDLIELIGWVGLTHRATAMPPELSGGERQRAALARGVIMSPDVIIADEPTGNVDWEMSQRLLRLLIELNKMGKTVLIATHDLSLIRAAKSQIQARVLRIANHQVQLSGADL; this is translated from the coding sequence GTGATCGAGCTGGACAACGTCGCTTACAGTTACAGTGGCGGCGCATTATTTTCGGATATATCCCTTACACTTGCGCCGGGCTCTTTTCATTTTCTGACCGGTCCGTCCGGGGCCGGAAAGACGACGTTGCTCAAGCTGTGTTACGGCGCTTTGTTGCCATCGGTTGGGCAGGTTCGCGCCTTTGGTCAGGACCTCGCAGCGCTTGAGCGCGATGGGATGGCACTGCTGCAACGGCGCATCGGTGTCGTGCATCAGGATTGTCAGTTTCTGGACCATCTGTCCGTGGCGGAGAATATCGCATTGCCGCTGCAAGTGACCGGACGCGGGGCGGAGCATGCAACGGATGACCTGATCGAATTGATCGGCTGGGTGGGGCTGACCCATCGCGCAACCGCCATGCCGCCCGAGTTGTCAGGGGGCGAACGCCAACGTGCGGCTCTGGCGCGCGGGGTGATCATGTCACCCGACGTGATCATTGCGGATGAGCCGACCGGTAATGTCGATTGGGAGATGTCACAGCGTCTTTTGCGCCTGCTGATCGAATTGAACAAGATGGGTAAAACAGTGCTCATTGCGACCCATGACCTTAGTCTGATCCGGGCGGCCAAGTCACAAATACAGGCCCGTGTATTGCGGATCGCCAACCACCAGGTTCAGCTTTCGGGGGCGGATCTGTGA
- a CDS encoding zinc-ribbon domain-containing protein — protein MRLICPNCDAQYEVPEDVMPLDGRDVQCSNCGQTWFQEHPSAPADATTETFDFAKTPEPAPGQTREEADETPELPTPPVRRALDPAVEDVLRAEAELEAQARRAERSNLESQPDLGLGDTPQKRSPQIDPAPERKTRPAVDPKKDEETFATASSSAMSSRRELLPDIEEINSTLRSNNDRSPGSDPGQTAQIEVREKRNSRRGFILAIALVGGLVLVYLYAPQIAQQIPQAEPALMSYVEIANGWRVWLDTQFTALLTWLDQVSGNGTS, from the coding sequence ATGCGGTTGATTTGCCCCAATTGCGACGCACAGTATGAAGTGCCCGAAGACGTGATGCCGCTGGATGGCCGCGATGTGCAGTGTTCCAACTGTGGCCAGACTTGGTTTCAGGAACATCCGAGCGCACCAGCCGATGCGACGACGGAAACCTTCGATTTCGCCAAGACGCCGGAACCTGCCCCCGGGCAGACGCGCGAAGAGGCGGATGAGACGCCCGAACTGCCAACGCCTCCGGTGCGCCGCGCGCTGGACCCGGCGGTCGAGGACGTGTTGCGCGCCGAGGCCGAGTTGGAGGCGCAGGCACGCAGGGCTGAGAGGTCCAATCTGGAAAGCCAACCTGACCTCGGCCTTGGCGATACCCCCCAAAAACGCAGCCCCCAGATTGATCCGGCGCCTGAGCGAAAGACGCGGCCAGCGGTTGACCCGAAGAAGGATGAGGAAACCTTTGCAACTGCGTCCTCCTCCGCCATGTCCAGCCGCCGCGAATTGTTGCCGGATATCGAAGAGATCAACTCGACGCTGCGCTCTAACAATGATCGCTCACCGGGCAGCGACCCCGGACAAACCGCCCAGATTGAGGTGCGGGAAAAACGAAACTCCCGGCGCGGGTTTATCCTTGCCATTGCTTTGGTTGGCGGTCTCGTGCTGGTCTATCTCTACGCTCCGCAGATCGCACAGCAGATACCGCAGGCCGAGCCTGCGCTGATGAGCTATGTGGAGATCGCCAACGGGTGGCGCGTCTGGCTGGACACGCAATTCACTGCGCTGCTGACATGGCTTGATCAGGTGTCAGGCAATGGTACTTCCTAG
- a CDS encoding TlpA family protein disulfide reductase, translated as MKNIVSALVYTALSLGAITVGTTAHADLAAAAEMRDGDMKKLVFHATPQDTSDAAFFLEDDGGTTTLESYRGKYVLLNFWATWCAPCRVEMPHLSELQTEFGGDDFEVLTIATGRNSPTGIKKFFEEIGVDNLPRHQDPKQALASEMAIFGLPITVLIDPEGKEVARLRGDADWASDNAKAIIETILARAPS; from the coding sequence ATGAAAAATATTGTTTCCGCGCTCGTTTATACGGCCCTTTCCTTGGGTGCAATCACCGTGGGCACGACGGCCCATGCCGATCTTGCGGCCGCAGCAGAAATGCGCGACGGCGACATGAAAAAACTGGTGTTTCATGCGACCCCGCAGGATACGTCGGATGCGGCGTTCTTTCTGGAAGATGATGGCGGCACAACCACGTTGGAAAGCTACCGGGGCAAATACGTATTGCTGAATTTCTGGGCGACATGGTGTGCGCCCTGCCGGGTTGAGATGCCCCACCTGTCCGAATTGCAGACAGAATTCGGCGGGGACGATTTCGAGGTGCTTACCATTGCGACGGGACGAAATTCGCCCACCGGTATCAAGAAATTCTTTGAAGAGATCGGCGTGGATAATCTGCCCCGCCATCAGGACCCAAAACAGGCGCTTGCCAGCGAGATGGCGATCTTTGGACTGCCGATCACCGTGTTGATAGACCCCGAGGGCAAGGAAGTCGCCCGCCTGCGCGGCGACGCGGATTGGGCATCGGACAACGCCAAGGCGATCATCGAAACGATCCTCGCGCGCGCACCATCCTGA
- a CDS encoding efflux RND transporter periplasmic adaptor subunit produces the protein MPLLTRLFISFLVLWIGVVANAQNGPPPVTLANPVVKTIVEDDEFVGRFEAEGEVIVRARVSGYLQTVHFDDGSRVEAGQLLYTIDQRRFRTALRQAQAQIDVAQATYDFTLEQLERAESLILNGNISQSAVDSRREAYLAAQGALEQARAALELAQIDLEFTQITAPMSGRIDQTQVDPGNLVLADQTELTSIVSSDPIYFFFDIDERYFLAYARDARARGASLQEGGGQLQVKVSLSDESIPPIDGTLDFSENRIDAETGTMRVRAVLDNPDEMLTPGLFGRVNVPGSLPYEGILVPDAAIVADQNRRLVMSVDAEGNVTPIPVRPGPRIDGYRVIREGLDGSELIVIEGIIRARPGSVVTPERVELPPVAEN, from the coding sequence ATGCCGCTTTTGACGCGACTTTTCATTTCATTCCTTGTTCTGTGGATCGGCGTAGTCGCAAATGCTCAAAATGGGCCGCCGCCGGTCACTTTGGCCAACCCTGTCGTGAAGACCATCGTCGAAGACGACGAGTTTGTCGGACGCTTCGAAGCCGAAGGCGAAGTAATCGTGCGCGCCCGGGTGTCGGGCTATCTGCAGACGGTGCACTTTGATGACGGAAGCCGGGTCGAAGCAGGGCAGCTTTTGTACACGATTGACCAGCGCCGCTTTCGCACTGCTTTGCGTCAGGCACAGGCGCAGATCGACGTGGCACAAGCCACCTATGATTTCACGTTGGAGCAGTTGGAGCGTGCAGAATCTCTGATCCTGAACGGAAACATTTCGCAAAGCGCGGTCGACTCCCGCAGAGAAGCCTATCTCGCCGCGCAGGGCGCTCTTGAGCAGGCCCGTGCAGCCCTCGAACTGGCGCAGATCGACCTTGAGTTCACACAGATCACAGCCCCCATGTCAGGCCGGATCGACCAGACGCAGGTTGACCCCGGCAACCTTGTGCTTGCCGACCAGACGGAGCTTACGTCGATCGTATCCTCTGATCCGATCTACTTCTTTTTTGATATTGATGAGCGCTATTTTCTTGCCTACGCCCGCGACGCCCGCGCACGCGGCGCTTCCCTGCAAGAGGGTGGCGGGCAGCTTCAGGTCAAAGTATCCCTGTCAGACGAATCCATTCCCCCGATCGACGGCACGCTGGACTTTTCGGAAAACAGGATCGACGCGGAAACCGGCACGATGCGTGTGCGTGCCGTCTTGGACAACCCCGATGAGATGCTGACGCCGGGTCTGTTTGGTCGGGTCAATGTACCGGGGTCCCTGCCCTACGAGGGGATTTTGGTGCCCGATGCGGCGATTGTCGCAGACCAGAACCGGCGCCTTGTGATGAGTGTCGATGCAGAGGGCAACGTCACGCCCATTCCTGTGCGCCCCGGTCCGCGCATTGATGGCTACCGCGTGATACGCGAAGGGCTCGACGGGAGCGAGTTGATCGTGATCGAAGGCATCATCCGCGCACGCCCCGGCAGCGTTGTCACGCCGGAACGGGTGGAATTACCGCCGGTTGCGGAAAACTGA
- the argH gene encoding argininosuccinate lyase: MTDTQNPKSSNQMWGGRFADGPDAIMEAINASIGFDKRMAAQDIAGSRAHAAMLGATGIVEPSDAQAMGEGLLTVLSEIEAGNFPFSTALEDIHMNVEARLKEIIGEPAGRLHTGRSRNDQVATDFKLWVRDQLDACEAGLLALIRALLDQAEAGADWVMPGFTHLQTAQPVTWGHHMMAYVEMFGRDLSRVRDARARMNESPLGAAALAGTSFPIDRHMTAQALGFDRPAANSLDAVSDRDFALEFLSTASICAMHLSRFAEELVIWSSAQFRFVALSDRFSTGSSIMPQKKNPDAAELIRAKVGRIFGANTALMMVMKGLPLAYSKDMQEDKEQVFDAADNLMLALAAMTGMVSDMTANRESLAQAAGSGFSTATDLADWLVRVLGLPFREAHHVTGALVALAEAKHCDLPDLTLEDMRGVHAGITGDVFDVLGVENSVQSRISYGGTAPVRVREQIARWRALL, translated from the coding sequence ATGACAGACACGCAAAACCCGAAATCTTCCAATCAGATGTGGGGCGGCCGTTTTGCGGACGGACCCGATGCGATCATGGAAGCAATTAATGCCTCAATCGGGTTCGACAAGCGTATGGCTGCACAAGATATTGCAGGGTCGCGAGCACATGCCGCGATGCTGGGCGCGACAGGCATTGTTGAGCCTAGCGATGCGCAGGCCATGGGGGAAGGGCTACTCACGGTCTTGTCAGAAATCGAGGCGGGAAATTTCCCGTTTTCGACCGCGCTGGAAGATATTCACATGAATGTGGAGGCGCGCCTGAAGGAGATCATCGGCGAGCCTGCCGGGCGCTTGCACACGGGCCGCAGTCGCAACGATCAGGTCGCCACGGATTTCAAACTCTGGGTGCGCGATCAGTTGGATGCGTGTGAGGCCGGATTGCTGGCGCTGATCCGTGCGTTGCTCGATCAGGCCGAAGCCGGGGCAGATTGGGTCATGCCCGGCTTTACCCATTTACAGACCGCGCAACCTGTGACTTGGGGCCATCACATGATGGCCTATGTGGAGATGTTCGGACGCGACCTGAGCCGTGTGCGTGATGCGCGCGCGCGCATGAATGAAAGCCCGCTTGGGGCGGCGGCGCTGGCGGGTACGTCCTTTCCGATTGACCGTCACATGACCGCGCAGGCGCTGGGGTTTGACCGGCCTGCGGCCAATTCCCTCGACGCCGTGAGCGATCGTGACTTTGCCCTCGAATTCCTGAGCACGGCGAGCATCTGCGCCATGCACCTCAGTCGTTTTGCCGAGGAACTGGTGATCTGGTCCTCTGCTCAGTTCCGCTTTGTGGCGCTGTCGGACCGCTTTTCCACTGGCTCTTCGATCATGCCGCAAAAGAAGAACCCGGACGCCGCTGAACTGATCCGCGCCAAGGTTGGTCGCATTTTCGGTGCCAATACGGCGCTGATGATGGTGATGAAGGGGCTGCCGCTGGCCTATTCCAAGGACATGCAGGAGGATAAAGAGCAAGTCTTTGATGCCGCCGACAACCTCATGCTCGCGCTGGCGGCGATGACCGGCATGGTCAGCGACATGACGGCCAACCGCGAGAGCCTTGCGCAGGCGGCGGGTTCGGGCTTTTCAACGGCCACGGACCTTGCGGACTGGTTGGTGCGCGTACTTGGCCTGCCGTTCCGCGAGGCACATCACGTCACTGGCGCATTGGTCGCACTGGCCGAAGCGAAACACTGCGACCTGCCGGACCTCACGCTGGAAGATATGCGCGGCGTACATGCTGGCATCACGGGGGATGTCTTTGATGTGCTCGGGGTGGAAAACTCGGTTCAAAGCCGTATATCATACGGTGGAACGGCACCCGTGCGGGTGCGCGAACAAATCGCTCGGTGGAGGGCACTCCTGTGA
- the lysA gene encoding diaminopimelate decarboxylase translates to MDHFLYRDGVLHAEDVSVPEIAAAVGTPFYLYSTATLLRHFRLFDEALDGMDHLVCYAMKAASNQAILKTLAQAGAGMDVVSGGEYLRAKAAGVPGDKIVFSGVGKTAAEIRLALEGGIRQFNVESEPEMEVLNAAALEMGVTAPITIRVNPDVDAKTHAKIATGKSENKFGIPISRAREVYALAASMKGLEVIGIDVHIGSQLTELAPFEAAYDKVAELTEQLRAEGHNIRRLDLGGGLGIPYARDNQAPPLPSDYGAMIKRKLGHLGCEIEIEPGRLIVGNAGIMVSEVIYVKSGEDRDFLIIDGAMNDLIRPAMYEAYHDIIPVVEPDPGVEQVKFDIVGPVCETGDTFARARIMPPVAAGERVAFRSAGAYGAVMSSEYNSRPLIPEVLVHEDQFAVIRPRPTFDEMIKRDTIPTWL, encoded by the coding sequence ATGGATCATTTTCTCTATCGCGATGGCGTGTTGCACGCCGAGGATGTATCGGTGCCCGAGATTGCGGCCGCCGTGGGCACGCCGTTTTATCTCTATTCCACTGCAACGCTTCTGAGGCATTTCCGCCTTTTTGATGAGGCGCTTGACGGGATGGACCACCTCGTATGCTACGCCATGAAAGCGGCCAGCAATCAGGCGATCCTGAAGACCCTCGCTCAGGCGGGGGCGGGCATGGACGTGGTGTCGGGGGGTGAGTATCTGCGGGCCAAGGCCGCCGGGGTGCCCGGCGACAAGATCGTGTTTTCAGGGGTGGGAAAGACAGCCGCCGAAATCCGCCTCGCGCTCGAAGGGGGCATTCGACAGTTCAATGTTGAGTCCGAGCCGGAGATGGAGGTGCTGAACGCCGCCGCGCTGGAGATGGGCGTTACCGCACCAATCACCATTCGCGTGAACCCCGATGTGGACGCCAAAACGCATGCAAAGATCGCCACGGGCAAGTCCGAGAACAAATTCGGCATCCCGATTTCGCGCGCGCGCGAGGTCTATGCGCTCGCCGCTTCGATGAAGGGGCTGGAGGTGATCGGCATTGATGTGCATATCGGCAGCCAGTTGACAGAGCTTGCCCCGTTCGAAGCCGCCTATGACAAGGTTGCGGAGTTGACAGAGCAGTTGCGCGCCGAAGGCCACAACATCCGGCGTCTGGACCTCGGTGGGGGTCTTGGCATTCCCTATGCACGCGACAATCAGGCGCCGCCTTTACCCTCCGACTATGGCGCGATGATCAAGCGCAAGCTGGGGCATCTGGGCTGCGAGATCGAGATTGAGCCGGGTCGGCTGATCGTCGGGAACGCCGGTATCATGGTCTCTGAGGTGATTTACGTGAAATCCGGTGAAGATCGCGATTTCCTGATCATTGACGGGGCGATGAATGACCTGATCCGCCCTGCCATGTACGAAGCCTATCACGATATCATTCCGGTGGTTGAGCCTGATCCGGGGGTTGAACAGGTGAAATTCGATATCGTCGGCCCTGTGTGCGAAACGGGCGATACATTCGCGCGCGCACGCATCATGCCGCCGGTCGCCGCCGGAGAACGCGTCGCCTTCCGCTCGGCCGGTGCATATGGCGCAGTCATGAGCAGCGAGTACAATTCCCGCCCGCTTATTCCCGAAGTTTTGGTGCATGAAGATCAATTTGCGGTTATTCGCCCACGTCCAACCTTTGACGAAATGATAAAACGAGATACCATTCCTACTTGGCTCTGA
- a CDS encoding DUF2834 domain-containing protein: MNMLRMVFFALAVWGSIHPMYYFISWFNANGYDLMAMVDAWHVNAATSGLVWDLTIAAVALTVWVLAETFRTRRWLGLIAIPATFCIGVSCGLPLYLALRMHNR; encoded by the coding sequence ATGAATATGCTGCGTATGGTTTTCTTTGCACTGGCGGTGTGGGGGTCCATCCACCCCATGTATTATTTCATCAGCTGGTTCAACGCCAACGGCTATGATCTGATGGCCATGGTCGATGCATGGCATGTCAACGCCGCGACAAGTGGTTTGGTGTGGGATCTCACGATTGCCGCCGTGGCACTGACCGTCTGGGTGCTGGCTGAAACCTTCCGTACGCGCCGTTGGCTGGGCCTGATTGCGATCCCCGCAACCTTTTGCATCGGCGTCAGCTGCGGCTTGCCGCTGTACCTGGCGTTGCGGATGCACAATCGTTGA
- a CDS encoding TIGR02302 family protein, with translation MASFSRHDAEKTLKSVRWPLRLTWMGLLTEAVVHSFWPLLSVCLLVMSALMLGLQDLVGVEIVWGSAVISVLAGVAALVYALRSFRLPTREDAILRLDASLPGRPLQALTDTQTIGSGDAASTAVWRAHQKRMAARAQLAKPVPADLQTPKRDPYALRYMALLAFGIALLFGSIWRVGSVSEMTPGGAGLAAGPVWEGWAESPRYTGRPTIYLNDIDAGELAVPAGSLITMRMYGEIGALTLTETVSGRADVAAVSDPAQDFVVVQDGEITISGPGGRSWQVVVIPDQPPEIAVLSDPSASAMGEMTLPFYAVDDYAVEAGEARFSLDLAAVDRRYGLTIEPESRPELIVPLPMPISGSRAEFEENLIEDFSQHPWANLPVAVSLSALDGAEQQFETEPRAIVLPGRRFFDPVAAAVIEARRDLLWSRANGPTIAQVMRAVSYEPQELFRKETDALRLRQVIRTLELHAKYGITDEKQQELADDMWDLALILEEGDLADAAERMRRAQERLNEAIKNGASDEEIAELMQELRRATEDYLQQLSRQAQRDQQEQQPGQQGDQQNSMQMTQDDLQRMMDRIQELMEQGRMAEAQQALQELQEMMENMRVTQGQQGQGGQSPGEQAMEGLSETLREQQGLSDQAFRDLQEQFNPNAQAGENQGNEGRNGGQGRGTEHEGEGQGQGGQQDGQAQNGQPGEGGEQGSIADRQQDLRNELSRQQQNLPGAGTPEGDAARDALDRAGRAMDDAEDALRQNDLAEAIDNQGQAMEALREGMRALGEMMAEQQQNGQPGQGTQPGDQRADSRDPLGREAGNSGVQGDDSPLALNDDAYGRARELLDEIRRRSGDTERPEVERDYLNRLLDRF, from the coding sequence ATGGCGTCTTTTTCCCGGCATGATGCGGAAAAAACATTGAAATCAGTGCGATGGCCCCTGCGTTTGACGTGGATGGGGCTGCTGACCGAAGCTGTCGTGCACAGTTTCTGGCCGTTGCTCAGTGTATGTCTTTTGGTCATGTCGGCGCTGATGCTGGGGCTTCAGGACCTTGTTGGCGTGGAAATTGTCTGGGGATCGGCGGTTATTTCCGTACTGGCGGGTGTCGCGGCACTTGTTTACGCCCTCCGAAGTTTCCGCCTGCCAACTCGGGAGGACGCGATCCTGCGCCTTGATGCGAGCTTGCCCGGCAGGCCGCTGCAGGCGCTGACGGACACGCAGACGATCGGTTCCGGCGATGCCGCCTCAACGGCTGTCTGGCGCGCACATCAAAAACGAATGGCCGCGCGAGCACAATTGGCCAAACCCGTGCCGGCGGATCTGCAAACCCCGAAACGTGATCCCTACGCACTTCGCTATATGGCGCTGTTGGCGTTTGGCATTGCATTGCTGTTTGGCTCGATCTGGCGGGTCGGCTCGGTGTCCGAAATGACCCCCGGCGGGGCGGGCCTTGCCGCCGGACCGGTCTGGGAGGGGTGGGCCGAAAGCCCGCGCTACACCGGGCGGCCGACCATTTATCTCAACGATATCGACGCAGGCGAACTGGCGGTCCCGGCGGGCAGCCTGATCACCATGCGCATGTATGGCGAGATCGGCGCGCTGACCCTTACGGAAACCGTGTCCGGGCGCGCGGATGTTGCGGCAGTCTCGGATCCGGCGCAGGATTTCGTCGTCGTGCAGGATGGGGAGATCACCATCAGTGGCCCCGGCGGACGTAGCTGGCAAGTGGTCGTTATCCCGGATCAGCCACCGGAAATTGCGGTTCTGTCGGATCCCAGTGCCTCTGCGATGGGCGAGATGACGTTGCCGTTTTATGCGGTCGATGATTACGCAGTAGAGGCCGGAGAGGCGCGCTTTTCGCTTGATCTGGCCGCCGTTGATCGCCGCTATGGTCTGACGATTGAGCCTGAATCACGTCCCGAACTCATCGTGCCTTTGCCGATGCCGATCTCGGGCAGCAGGGCCGAATTCGAGGAAAACCTCATCGAAGATTTCTCGCAGCATCCATGGGCAAACCTGCCCGTGGCGGTCAGCCTGTCGGCGCTTGATGGTGCCGAGCAGCAGTTTGAAACGGAACCACGCGCGATTGTCCTGCCGGGTCGGCGCTTTTTTGACCCGGTGGCGGCGGCCGTGATCGAGGCACGGCGTGATCTGTTGTGGTCGCGTGCCAACGGGCCAACCATCGCGCAGGTCATGCGCGCTGTCTCTTACGAACCGCAGGAACTGTTTCGCAAAGAGACGGATGCACTGCGCCTGAGGCAGGTGATCCGGACGCTGGAGTTGCACGCAAAATATGGGATTACGGACGAAAAGCAGCAAGAGCTTGCCGATGACATGTGGGACCTTGCGCTGATCCTCGAAGAGGGCGATCTGGCCGATGCGGCGGAACGGATGCGCCGGGCGCAGGAGCGTCTCAACGAGGCGATCAAGAACGGCGCATCGGACGAGGAAATAGCCGAATTGATGCAGGAACTGCGTCGTGCGACCGAGGATTATTTGCAGCAACTGTCGCGTCAGGCGCAACGCGATCAGCAGGAACAACAGCCCGGTCAGCAGGGCGATCAGCAAAATTCCATGCAGATGACGCAGGATGATCTGCAGCGCATGATGGACCGGATTCAGGAGTTGATGGAGCAAGGTCGCATGGCCGAAGCCCAGCAAGCGCTGCAAGAGCTTCAGGAAATGATGGAGAACATGCGCGTCACCCAAGGCCAGCAAGGGCAGGGCGGTCAAAGCCCGGGCGAACAAGCCATGGAGGGACTGTCAGAAACGCTGCGCGAGCAGCAGGGTCTGAGCGATCAGGCGTTCCGCGATCTTCAGGAGCAATTCAATCCCAACGCGCAGGCCGGTGAAAATCAGGGTAATGAAGGGCGAAATGGCGGTCAGGGGCGCGGCACCGAGCACGAAGGCGAGGGTCAGGGGCAAGGCGGTCAACAGGACGGACAAGCCCAGAATGGCCAGCCGGGCGAAGGTGGTGAACAGGGCAGCATTGCCGACCGCCAGCAAGACTTGCGCAATGAGTTGAGCCGCCAGCAACAGAACCTGCCCGGTGCCGGGACCCCCGAAGGTGACGCTGCGCGCGATGCGCTGGATCGTGCCGGCCGTGCGATGGACGACGCGGAGGATGCGCTGCGCCAGAATGATCTGGCGGAGGCGATCGACAATCAGGGACAGGCCATGGAAGCGCTGCGCGAGGGCATGCGCGCTCTGGGCGAAATGATGGCCGAACAGCAGCAAAACGGCCAGCCCGGTCAGGGCACGCAACCGGGCGATCAGCGCGCCGACAGCCGCGATCCCCTGGGACGCGAAGCAGGCAACTCCGGTGTGCAGGGCGATGACAGCCCGCTGGCGTTGAACGATGATGCCTATGGGCGTGCGCGCGAATTGCTGGACGAAATCCGCCGCAGATCAGGCGACACGGAACGGCCCGAGGTGGAGCGCGATTACCTCAACCGCTTGCTGGACAGGTTCTAG